One part of the Olleya sp. YS genome encodes these proteins:
- the dprA gene encoding DNA-processing protein DprA: MKDEQLLHILALQHVSKIGDTTAKKLINHCGSAEAVFKEKRQNLLKIDGIGDIILKEIYKSNHLEAAESELKFIKDENIKYHYFTDESYPENLKHCIDSPILLFESGNINLNNKHIISIVGARKITTSGIAFCEKLVEDLAIYNPIIVSGFAYGTDITAQKAAIKHKLQTIGCLAHGLNQIYPKVHKKYVAEVENNGGFFTDFWSSDAFDRNNFLKRNRVIAGLSQATIVIESAEKGGSLVTADIANSYNRDVFAVPGRTTDSQSVGCNNLIKQQKAHLLSTPLDVPYILNWQLEDLKKPAVQKQLFVELDTDEKQVYNYLKENDKQLLDVIALNCNMPTYKLAGILLNMELKGVIRQLPGKLFEII, encoded by the coding sequence ATGAAAGACGAGCAATTATTGCACATTTTGGCACTTCAACACGTCTCTAAAATAGGCGATACAACCGCAAAAAAGCTAATTAACCATTGCGGAAGTGCAGAAGCAGTATTTAAAGAAAAGAGGCAAAATCTATTAAAAATTGATGGTATTGGAGATATTATTTTAAAAGAAATTTATAAATCTAACCATTTAGAAGCTGCAGAAAGTGAGCTTAAATTTATTAAAGACGAAAACATTAAATACCATTATTTTACAGACGAGTCTTATCCTGAAAACCTAAAGCATTGTATTGATAGCCCAATTTTATTGTTTGAAAGCGGAAACATAAACCTTAATAATAAGCATATTATTAGTATTGTTGGTGCTAGAAAAATAACAACTTCTGGTATTGCGTTTTGCGAAAAACTAGTTGAAGATTTAGCTATTTACAACCCAATTATAGTTTCTGGATTTGCTTATGGTACAGATATTACAGCACAAAAGGCAGCAATAAAACACAAACTACAAACTATAGGGTGTTTAGCTCACGGACTAAACCAGATTTACCCTAAAGTGCATAAAAAGTATGTAGCTGAGGTCGAAAATAATGGTGGATTTTTTACCGATTTTTGGAGTAGCGATGCGTTTGACCGTAATAATTTTTTAAAGCGCAACCGAGTTATAGCTGGTTTAAGCCAAGCTACTATAGTTATTGAGTCAGCCGAAAAAGGAGGAAGCCTAGTAACCGCAGACATAGCCAATTCTTACAATAGAGATGTTTTTGCTGTTCCTGGTCGTACAACAGATAGCCAAAGCGTGGGTTGTAATAATCTAATCAAACAACAAAAAGCACATTTGCTATCAACTCCGTTAGATGTGCCTTACATCTTAAATTGGCAATTAGAAGATTTAAAAAAACCTGCAGTACAAAAACAATTATTTGTCGAGTTAGATACTGATGAAAAACAAGTTTACAATTATCTAAAAGAGAATGATAAGCAGCTGTTAGACGTTATAGCTCTAAATTGTAATATGCCAACGTATAAATTAGCAGGAATCCTTTTAAACATGGAATTAAAAGGAGTAATTAGACAGCTTCCCGGAAAATTATTTGAGATTATTTAA
- a CDS encoding SPOR domain-containing protein, giving the protein MQLEQYISDLLYRYDCVTVPEFGSFLTQRQSAEVHQSTNAFYPPKKRLSFNEQIQTNDGLLAHYIADVEKIPFETALQNLSKRVKSLKSYLIEGETLSFENIGDLVLNSHGKIEFSPSYHLNYLTDAFGLSQFVSPAVTREVYKEEVETIEKVVPIAVTPEKRKSKSYLKYAAIAVVALGMAGFGFNNYVNNVDQHNQIAQEEANKQLESNIQEATFVISNPLPAITLNVNKQTGNYHVVAGAFRVEANSDKKVAQLQDKGFKARKIGENKYGLHQVAYASYTDRQDALQALNTIRKEHNKDAWLLIKKLD; this is encoded by the coding sequence ATGCAATTAGAACAATATATCAGTGATTTATTATACAGATATGACTGTGTTACGGTTCCAGAGTTTGGATCGTTTTTAACACAACGTCAATCTGCCGAAGTACACCAAAGTACCAATGCATTTTATCCACCAAAAAAACGACTGTCGTTTAACGAGCAAATACAAACCAATGATGGTTTGTTAGCACACTATATTGCAGATGTAGAAAAAATACCGTTTGAAACTGCTTTACAAAACTTATCTAAACGTGTTAAGTCTTTAAAATCTTATTTAATTGAAGGCGAAACGCTAAGCTTTGAAAATATTGGTGATTTAGTATTAAACAGTCATGGTAAAATAGAGTTTAGTCCATCATACCACTTAAATTATTTAACTGATGCTTTTGGATTGTCTCAATTTGTGTCTCCTGCTGTAACGCGTGAGGTATACAAAGAAGAAGTAGAAACTATTGAAAAAGTAGTCCCAATTGCTGTAACACCAGAAAAACGTAAAAGTAAATCCTATTTAAAATATGCTGCAATTGCAGTTGTTGCTTTAGGAATGGCTGGTTTTGGTTTTAATAACTACGTTAATAACGTCGACCAACACAATCAAATAGCTCAAGAAGAGGCTAATAAACAATTAGAAAGCAACATTCAAGAAGCTACTTTTGTAATTAGTAATCCGTTACCTGCTATTACGTTAAACGTTAATAAACAAACTGGAAATTATCATGTGGTTGCTGGTGCGTTTAGGGTAGAAGCAAACTCCGATAAAAAAGTTGCACAATTACAAGACAAAGGATTTAAAGCACGTAAAATAGGCGAAAACAAATATGGCTTACATCAAGTCGCTTATGCGAGTTATACAGACAGACAAGACGCCTTACAAGCTTTAAACACTATAAGAAAAGAACACAACAAAGATGCTTGGCTGCTTATTAAAAAGTTAGACTAA
- a CDS encoding acyl-CoA thioesterase, which produces MEAKTPKDSRTIMTDMVLPGETNPINNLFGGELLARMDRAAGISARRHSRRIVVTASVNHVAFNRAIPLGSVVTVDAKVSRAFKSSMEIYIDVWIEDRESGVKAKANEAIYTFVAVDETGRPVRVPELVPETELEIERFQGALRRKQLSLVLAGKMKPNDATELKALFE; this is translated from the coding sequence ATGGAAGCAAAAACACCTAAAGATTCTAGAACAATAATGACAGATATGGTTTTACCAGGTGAAACCAACCCAATCAATAATTTGTTTGGTGGCGAATTATTAGCACGAATGGACAGAGCTGCTGGCATTAGTGCCAGAAGACACTCTAGACGTATTGTAGTAACCGCTTCTGTAAACCATGTGGCTTTTAATAGAGCCATCCCTTTAGGTAGCGTGGTGACAGTTGATGCCAAGGTGTCTAGAGCCTTTAAAAGCTCTATGGAGATATATATTGATGTTTGGATAGAAGACAGAGAATCTGGCGTAAAAGCAAAAGCTAACGAAGCCATTTATACATTTGTTGCTGTAGATGAAACAGGAAGACCTGTACGTGTCCCAGAATTAGTCCCAGAAACCGAGTTAGAAATTGAACGTTTCCAAGGTGCTTTACGCAGAAAACAATTAAGTCTAGTATTAGCAGGTAAAATGAAACCTAATGATGCAACTGAGTTAAAGGCGCTTTTTGAGTAA
- a CDS encoding peptidoglycan DD-metalloendopeptidase family protein — protein sequence MKYNTLLVLVIGFVLLGSTSALAQKNKIDQLEAKRLEIKNQIKQINNLLFKNQSKQKSQTSIIEDLNYKLGVRRNLIKVTNQQANLINREINTNQKKITALRDELEVLKANYAKTIQTAYKNKRSQNRVMFLLSSSNFRQAYKRLQYMNQYSKYQKQQGEDIKQKTLKLQQLNLELAQQKADKDKLIAENKDVQKALEADMKQHETVMAAIKKDLNKYTAQIKKKQQEAREIDREIDRIIKEAIVNSNKKAGKSTTTAKSSTTFALTAEAKLIAADFLNNKGKLPWPVEKGLVKVKYGVQRHPTDASLTINSSGVRIATEENAIVRAVFKGEVLKIIVQKRGNPTVLIKHGDYITAYHNLKKISVKPGDTIETKQEIGEVFTNSEGETLLWFSLYKNNKSVNPAEWIYKM from the coding sequence ATGAAGTATAACACCTTACTTGTTTTAGTGATTGGTTTTGTACTACTTGGCAGTACTTCCGCTTTAGCGCAAAAAAACAAAATAGACCAATTAGAAGCTAAACGGTTAGAGATAAAAAATCAAATTAAACAGATTAATAATTTACTGTTTAAAAACCAGTCTAAACAAAAAAGTCAAACCTCTATTATTGAAGATTTAAACTACAAGCTTGGTGTTAGACGCAATTTGATAAAAGTCACTAATCAACAGGCTAATTTGATTAATAGAGAGATTAATACTAATCAAAAAAAGATAACAGCATTACGCGATGAGTTGGAAGTATTAAAAGCCAATTATGCTAAAACCATCCAAACTGCTTATAAAAATAAAAGAAGCCAGAATCGGGTTATGTTTTTGCTGTCTTCTAGTAATTTTAGGCAGGCTTACAAGCGTTTACAGTACATGAATCAGTACTCTAAATACCAAAAACAACAAGGCGAAGACATTAAACAAAAAACCCTAAAGCTTCAACAGTTAAATTTAGAATTAGCTCAACAAAAAGCAGATAAGGATAAATTAATTGCTGAAAATAAAGACGTCCAAAAAGCTTTGGAAGCAGATATGAAGCAGCATGAAACAGTGATGGCTGCCATAAAAAAAGATTTAAATAAATATACTGCACAGATTAAAAAGAAACAGCAAGAAGCTAGAGAAATAGATCGAGAAATAGATCGTATTATCAAAGAAGCTATAGTCAACTCTAACAAAAAAGCAGGAAAAAGTACAACTACTGCTAAATCCTCGACCACCTTTGCATTGACTGCAGAAGCTAAATTAATTGCAGCAGACTTTTTAAATAACAAAGGAAAACTACCTTGGCCAGTAGAAAAAGGGTTAGTAAAAGTAAAATATGGTGTACAACGCCATCCAACTGACGCTTCATTAACTATTAACAGTAGTGGTGTGCGTATTGCAACAGAAGAAAACGCAATTGTTAGAGCAGTTTTTAAAGGCGAAGTACTAAAAATTATTGTTCAAAAAAGAGGAAATCCAACAGTATTAATCAAACACGGAGATTATATTACAGCTTACCATAATCTTAAAAAAATATCCGTAAAACCTGGAGATACTATTGAAACTAAACAAGAAATAGGCGAAGTGTTTACTAATAGTGAAGGCGAAACCTTATTGTGGTTTAGTTTATATAAAAACAACAAATCTGTTAATCCTGCAGAATGGATTTATAAGATGTAA
- a CDS encoding DUF4292 domain-containing protein translates to MTFKKNITFAILLLVVIVSGCKGSKTIMSDGKINTKLTAKQLIKNSNKATTDFTTLVGKLKLEYIQKGKSDGTTVSFRMEKDKTIWMSKLGIAKVLITPNRVAFYNKWDNTYFDGDFAYLSDLLGTDLDFYKVQNMLLGQSLFNLEDDTYEISANDTSYILQPKRQRDLFELFLFVNPSHFKMDSQEIAQPKDKRILHIDYLTYQEVDKKTLPERTKILAIEDDEQLVINLELKSVKLNEEVRFPFTIPSGYKKIEL, encoded by the coding sequence ATGACATTTAAAAAAAATATAACGTTTGCAATACTTCTTTTAGTGGTTATAGTTTCTGGCTGTAAAGGTTCAAAAACCATAATGTCTGATGGTAAAATTAACACCAAACTAACAGCAAAACAGCTTATTAAAAACAGCAATAAGGCTACAACAGATTTTACAACTTTAGTTGGAAAACTAAAGTTAGAATACATTCAAAAAGGGAAATCTGACGGAACAACAGTTAGTTTTAGAATGGAAAAAGATAAAACTATTTGGATGAGCAAATTAGGCATTGCTAAAGTCTTAATTACACCAAATAGAGTGGCATTTTACAACAAATGGGACAACACCTATTTTGATGGCGATTTTGCCTATTTAAGTGATTTGTTAGGTACAGATCTAGACTTTTATAAAGTTCAGAATATGTTGTTAGGTCAATCATTGTTTAATTTAGAAGATGATACATATGAGATTTCAGCAAATGATACATCATATATTTTACAACCTAAAAGACAACGTGACTTGTTTGAGTTGTTCTTGTTTGTAAATCCTTCGCATTTTAAGATGGATTCCCAAGAAATTGCACAACCTAAAGACAAACGCATCTTACATATTGACTATTTGACGTATCAAGAAGTCGATAAAAAAACACTACCAGAGCGCACTAAAATACTTGCAATTGAAGATGATGAGCAACTAGTTATAAACCTAGAATTAAAATCGGTAAAGCTAAACGAAGAGGTTCGTTTTCCGTTTACTATTCCTTCAGGTTATAAAAAAATCGAGCTGTAA
- a CDS encoding tetratricopeptide repeat protein encodes MKKSIYIFMLVFGIFMFPLHNHAQIDEDTPPNDDLGDVSDAYQEHFFEALKQKGIENYQRAIENLLKCIELDDSDAILYFELGKNYNKLKNFGAAEEALKEAVSKIPDNEWFLDELYSTYIQQKEYKKAIKTVKQLVKYHPDYKEDLANIYMQTGDFKEALKILDELDDELGISKERDILRNRIYNATGRKKDQIENLEERVDKNPESEDTYLRLIYRYSENGDVKKSFETAKKLLEVNPKSELVHLALYKFYLDEGSNDKAIQSMKIALQSSEINPESKIKVLADFVKFVSKNQQYETDLVEVTAMLTKIESSGKTLVELAQYYLLKGEKQKALNFYEEALQKEEENFGILRNIILLHIDLQQFEEAERKSDQGLEVFPSQPVLYLANGVALNYLNRPKEAIDSLEMGLDYIIEDTKMEIDFYKQLAKAYTATNNFSKAKTFSDKAKKLEGLN; translated from the coding sequence ATGAAAAAATCTATTTACATATTTATGCTAGTTTTCGGAATCTTTATGTTTCCTCTACACAACCATGCGCAAATAGATGAAGATACTCCTCCCAATGATGATTTAGGTGATGTGTCCGATGCGTATCAAGAACATTTTTTTGAAGCCTTAAAGCAAAAAGGGATAGAAAATTACCAACGCGCAATTGAAAACTTACTAAAATGTATAGAATTAGACGATTCTGATGCTATTTTATACTTCGAGTTAGGAAAAAACTATAATAAACTTAAAAACTTTGGTGCTGCAGAAGAAGCATTAAAAGAAGCAGTGAGCAAAATTCCTGATAATGAGTGGTTTTTAGATGAATTATACAGCACATATATTCAGCAAAAAGAATACAAAAAAGCCATTAAAACAGTCAAGCAATTGGTTAAATACCATCCAGATTACAAAGAAGATTTAGCTAATATCTATATGCAAACAGGCGATTTTAAGGAGGCTTTAAAAATCTTAGACGAGTTGGATGATGAATTAGGAATCTCTAAAGAACGCGATATACTAAGAAACCGAATTTACAATGCGACTGGTCGTAAAAAAGACCAAATAGAAAATTTAGAAGAGCGCGTTGATAAAAACCCAGAGTCTGAAGACACTTATCTAAGGTTAATCTATCGTTATAGCGAGAATGGTGATGTTAAAAAATCATTTGAAACTGCCAAAAAACTATTGGAAGTTAACCCTAAATCAGAGTTGGTACATCTTGCATTATATAAATTTTATTTAGATGAAGGCAGTAATGATAAAGCTATACAGTCTATGAAAATTGCTTTGCAAAGCTCAGAAATTAATCCAGAATCTAAAATAAAAGTATTAGCAGATTTTGTAAAGTTTGTTAGTAAAAATCAACAGTATGAAACTGATTTGGTTGAGGTGACAGCAATGTTAACTAAAATAGAGTCTAGCGGTAAAACCTTAGTAGAATTAGCACAATATTATTTGCTAAAAGGCGAAAAACAGAAGGCACTTAATTTTTATGAAGAAGCACTTCAAAAAGAAGAAGAAAATTTTGGGATTTTAAGAAACATCATCTTATTGCATATAGATTTACAACAGTTTGAAGAAGCTGAAAGAAAAAGTGATCAAGGGTTAGAGGTTTTTCCATCTCAACCAGTATTATATTTAGCCAATGGAGTGGCTTTAAATTATTTAAACAGACCTAAAGAAGCAATTGACAGCCTAGAAATGGGTCTGGATTATATTATTGAAGATACTAAAATGGAAATAGATTTTTATAAGCAATTGGCTAAAGCCTACACAGCGACTAACAATTTTTCTAAAGCAAAAACGTTTAGTGATAAGGCTAAAAAATTAGAAGGTTTAAATTAA
- a CDS encoding sugar phosphate nucleotidyltransferase yields MKIIVPMAGRGSRLRPHSLTVPKPLIPVAGQPIVHRLVKDIAKVLNQPINEVAFVLGDPAWFGDEVVSSLKELATSLGAKASIYRQDQPLGTGHAIMCAKDSLSGPAVIAYADTLIRADFNLDPEADAVIWVKQVDQPEAYGVVKLNEQKEIVELVEKPEQFVSDLAVIGIYYFKEVSQLKDQLQKVLDNNIINGGEYQINDGIKGMMADNKIFKTGEVSEWMDCGNKAITLETNQRMLGFLKVDGDEQLVSKSVKNENSTIIEPCYIGDNVILKNATIGPYVSVGNNCTIENSTVKNSLIQNHTTIKNANLDEAMIGNHVKFDGSFTKISIGDYSVLE; encoded by the coding sequence ATGAAAATAATAGTCCCAATGGCTGGACGAGGCTCTCGTCTAAGACCACATAGTTTAACAGTACCAAAACCACTAATTCCAGTTGCTGGACAACCTATTGTCCACCGATTAGTAAAAGATATTGCCAAGGTATTAAACCAACCAATAAATGAAGTAGCTTTTGTTTTAGGCGATCCAGCATGGTTTGGAGATGAGGTAGTATCAAGTTTAAAAGAATTAGCAACCAGTTTAGGTGCAAAAGCATCCATTTATAGACAAGATCAACCGTTAGGTACTGGACATGCCATTATGTGTGCTAAAGACAGTTTATCTGGACCTGCAGTTATTGCTTATGCAGATACCTTAATTCGTGCAGATTTCAATTTAGATCCAGAAGCAGATGCAGTGATTTGGGTAAAACAAGTGGATCAACCAGAAGCTTATGGTGTGGTTAAGTTAAATGAGCAAAAAGAAATTGTAGAACTAGTAGAAAAACCGGAACAGTTTGTTAGCGATTTAGCAGTTATAGGTATTTATTATTTTAAAGAAGTTAGTCAATTAAAAGACCAGCTTCAAAAGGTATTAGATAATAACATTATTAATGGAGGAGAATACCAAATCAACGATGGTATTAAAGGGATGATGGCAGATAATAAAATATTTAAAACAGGTGAGGTTAGCGAGTGGATGGACTGCGGAAACAAAGCCATAACATTAGAAACTAACCAACGTATGCTAGGCTTTTTAAAGGTTGATGGAGATGAGCAATTAGTATCTAAATCTGTTAAAAATGAAAATTCAACGATTATAGAACCTTGTTATATAGGCGACAACGTCATACTTAAAAACGCCACAATTGGACCTTATGTATCAGTTGGGAATAATTGTACTATTGAAAACTCAACCGTTAAAAATAGCCTAATTCAGAACCATACTACTATAAAAAATGCTAATTTAGACGAGGCTATGATTGGTAATCATGTTAAGTTTGATGGATCATTTACTAAAATTAGTATTGGCGATTATTCTGTTTTGGAATAA
- the dut gene encoding dUTP diphosphatase, which yields MQIKIINKSNHALPHYETVASAGMDLRANMQESITLKPLERTIVKTGLFIELPIGLEAQVRPRSGLAAKKGITVLNAPGTIDADYRGEIGVILVNLSNENFIIENGERIAQLVIAKHERAEWKQVETLSETSRGEGGFGSTGVK from the coding sequence ATGCAAATTAAAATAATCAACAAATCCAATCATGCTTTACCACATTACGAGACTGTAGCGTCTGCAGGTATGGATTTAAGAGCAAATATGCAAGAATCAATAACGCTTAAACCATTAGAACGAACTATTGTTAAAACAGGCTTGTTTATAGAATTACCTATTGGTTTAGAAGCACAAGTTAGACCAAGAAGTGGTTTAGCTGCTAAAAAAGGGATTACTGTATTAAACGCTCCAGGAACAATAGACGCCGATTATAGAGGTGAAATAGGTGTTATTTTAGTCAATTTATCAAATGAAAATTTCATTATTGAAAATGGCGAACGTATAGCACAATTAGTTATTGCAAAACACGAACGTGCAGAGTGGAAGCAAGTTGAAACGCTTTCTGAAACCTCAAGAGGAGAAGGAGGTTTTGGGAGCACAGGAGTAAAATAA
- a CDS encoding oligosaccharide flippase family protein yields the protein MSVLKKFFKDTIIYGLATVLPRLMNFILVPLHTDKLKTTSYSDNTTFYVYAAFFNVLLTYGMETAFFRFFSKSEEKDKVFSTTFISLIVTTVVFLIGVLLFNQQLSVWLDIDPKYFKLLIGLLVLDTLVVAPFAYLRATGRPIKFASIKIANVMIYVALNFFFLWAIPKFGMDFSWYDKTDLVQYIFIANLAASIFTFILLTPYFFKTKLQFSITIFKQLLNYGWPIMVAGLAYVINENFDKWILPHLMDKNINGAYSGCYKIAVFMTIFIQAFRLGAEPFFFSHAKEKNAKETYALIMKYFVIAGSLMLVFIIAYLDIFKMLLVKDESYWIAIQIVPIVLLANLCLGIYFNLAIWYKLTDKTRYGMYLSIVGAIITIVFNILLIPEIGFIAAAWATLAAYGIMMIISYFLGQKHYPVPYNLKQILVYLGIAIVLSVLALQTNSNYYLNTVLVLVFLGLIVLFEKKELKQLLKK from the coding sequence TTGAGCGTACTAAAAAAGTTTTTTAAAGACACTATTATTTATGGTTTAGCAACCGTTTTACCACGTCTAATGAACTTTATTTTAGTACCACTTCACACAGATAAACTAAAAACAACAAGCTACTCGGATAACACCACATTTTACGTTTATGCTGCATTTTTTAATGTGTTGCTAACCTACGGAATGGAAACTGCGTTTTTCAGGTTTTTTTCTAAATCTGAAGAAAAAGATAAGGTCTTCTCCACTACATTTATTAGTTTAATTGTGACCACAGTAGTGTTTTTAATTGGTGTATTGCTGTTTAATCAGCAACTCTCTGTATGGTTAGATATAGACCCTAAATACTTTAAACTTTTAATTGGATTACTAGTATTAGATACATTGGTTGTTGCACCATTTGCCTATTTGCGAGCAACAGGACGACCAATAAAATTTGCTTCAATTAAGATTGCAAATGTTATGATTTATGTTGCACTTAATTTTTTCTTCCTTTGGGCAATACCAAAGTTTGGAATGGATTTTTCGTGGTATGATAAAACCGATTTAGTGCAATATATTTTTATAGCCAATTTAGCAGCAAGTATTTTTACATTTATACTATTAACACCTTACTTTTTTAAAACTAAACTACAGTTTAGTATCACCATCTTTAAACAACTTTTAAATTATGGTTGGCCTATTATGGTTGCTGGATTGGCGTATGTGATTAATGAAAACTTTGACAAATGGATTTTACCACATCTAATGGATAAAAACATTAATGGTGCCTACAGTGGTTGTTATAAAATTGCTGTATTTATGACCATTTTTATACAAGCCTTTCGTTTGGGTGCAGAGCCTTTTTTCTTTTCGCACGCCAAAGAAAAAAATGCCAAAGAAACCTATGCTTTAATCATGAAGTATTTTGTAATTGCAGGAAGTTTGATGTTGGTATTTATCATTGCGTATTTAGATATTTTTAAAATGCTATTAGTCAAAGACGAAAGCTATTGGATAGCCATTCAAATTGTGCCAATAGTACTTTTAGCTAATTTGTGCTTAGGAATTTATTTCAATTTAGCCATTTGGTATAAGCTAACCGACAAAACTAGATACGGTATGTATTTATCAATAGTTGGAGCCATAATCACCATTGTATTTAATATTTTATTAATTCCAGAAATAGGGTTTATAGCAGCAGCTTGGGCTACTTTAGCAGCTTACGGAATAATGATGATTATATCCTATTTTTTAGGTCAAAAACATTATCCAGTACCTTATAATCTAAAACAAATTTTAGTCTATTTAGGTATTGCAATTGTACTATCTGTATTAGCCTTACAAACCAATTCTAACTATTATCTAAATACCGTTTTAGTTTTAGTATTTTTGGGATTAATTGTTCTTTTTGAAAAAAAGGAACTCAAACAATTATTAAAAAAATAG
- the atpG gene encoding ATP synthase F1 subunit gamma, with the protein MANLKEIRNRISSVSSTMQITSAMKMVSAAKLKKAQDAITAMRPYADKLTELLQSLSATLDADSGSKFAEQRDVNNVLIVSITSNRGLCGAFNSNIIKQTQHLISNVYAGKKVAVLAIGKKANDAFSKQGIVIDNKSSVFDDLTFNNVADIAEMLMDKFTEGEFDKIEIVYNKFKNAATQIVMTEQFLPIVPIEGESENNSDYIFEPSKIEIVEQLIPKSLKTQLYKGIRDSFASEHGARMTAMHKATDNATELRDQLKLTYNKARQAAITNEILEIVGGAEALNN; encoded by the coding sequence ATGGCAAATTTAAAAGAAATACGTAACAGAATATCTTCAGTATCTTCGACGATGCAGATTACCAGTGCCATGAAAATGGTATCTGCTGCTAAGTTAAAGAAGGCTCAAGATGCGATTACTGCAATGCGTCCTTATGCAGATAAGTTAACAGAGCTTTTACAAAGCTTAAGTGCAACTTTAGATGCAGATTCTGGAAGTAAATTTGCAGAACAACGTGACGTAAACAATGTATTAATTGTTTCTATTACTTCTAATAGAGGATTATGTGGTGCTTTTAATTCTAACATTATTAAGCAAACACAGCATTTAATTTCTAATGTATATGCTGGTAAAAAAGTAGCTGTATTAGCAATTGGAAAAAAAGCAAACGATGCATTTTCAAAACAAGGTATTGTAATCGACAATAAAAGTTCTGTTTTTGATGATTTAACTTTTAATAATGTTGCAGACATAGCAGAAATGCTAATGGATAAATTTACTGAAGGCGAATTTGATAAAATCGAAATCGTTTACAATAAATTCAAAAACGCTGCGACTCAAATTGTAATGACAGAGCAGTTTTTACCAATTGTACCAATTGAAGGTGAATCAGAAAACAATTCAGATTATATTTTTGAACCTTCAAAAATTGAAATCGTTGAGCAATTAATACCTAAGTCGTTAAAAACACAATTATACAAAGGGATTAGAGATAGTTTTGCAAGCGAGCATGGTGCACGTATGACAGCCATGCACAAAGCAACAGATAATGCAACCGAGTTGAGAGATCAATTAAAGTTAACCTATAACAAAGCACGTCAAGCAGCTATTACTAATGAAATCCTTGAAATTGTTGGAGGTGCAGAAGCATTGAACAATTAG